Proteins co-encoded in one uncultured Flavobacterium sp. genomic window:
- a CDS encoding type III polyketide synthase: protein MSAKIITVAKQLPKYSRTTAEILPMLIGWLHGQDERFIKKVEKIFEGAAVDKRYSIMDPAEIFTATSFEDKNDIYCREAIILGEQVLEKALTKANWDPQTLDYIITVSCTGIMIPSLDAYLINKMKLRQDIVRLPVTEMGCAAGISGIIYAKNFLKDNPGKRAAVIAIESPTATFQLNDFSMPNIVSAAIFGDGAACCLLSSYEEDNGPEILDEQMYHFYDAEHMMGFKLTNTGLQMVLDIEVPDTIASHFEDIIHPFLQKNNLKINDIDHMIFHPGGKKIVTTVESLFSGLGKNIDDTKEVLKQYGNMSSATVLYVLERIMDGNPKSGEKGLMLSFGPGFSAQEVLLQW, encoded by the coding sequence ATGAGTGCAAAAATTATAACTGTTGCCAAGCAACTACCAAAATATTCTCGTACAACGGCAGAGATACTCCCAATGTTGATAGGATGGCTGCACGGACAAGACGAACGATTTATCAAAAAAGTAGAAAAAATATTCGAAGGCGCAGCTGTAGACAAACGGTACTCTATCATGGATCCTGCCGAAATCTTTACAGCAACTTCTTTTGAAGACAAAAACGATATTTATTGTCGGGAAGCAATCATTCTGGGCGAACAAGTATTGGAGAAAGCATTAACCAAAGCAAACTGGGATCCGCAAACGCTGGATTATATTATCACGGTAAGTTGTACAGGAATTATGATACCGTCATTAGACGCTTATCTTATCAATAAAATGAAATTAAGACAAGACATCGTACGCCTTCCTGTGACCGAAATGGGTTGTGCTGCCGGTATATCGGGTATTATATACGCTAAAAACTTTCTTAAGGATAATCCAGGTAAACGTGCTGCAGTAATAGCAATTGAATCACCTACAGCAACATTTCAGCTGAATGATTTTTCGATGCCAAACATTGTAAGTGCAGCTATTTTTGGCGATGGTGCAGCTTGTTGTCTTTTATCATCGTATGAAGAAGATAATGGCCCCGAAATATTGGACGAACAAATGTATCATTTTTATGATGCTGAACATATGATGGGATTTAAACTCACCAATACAGGTTTACAAATGGTATTGGATATTGAAGTTCCGGATACTATTGCATCACATTTTGAAGATATTATTCATCCTTTTTTACAAAAAAACAATTTAAAGATTAACGACATAGATCATATGATTTTCCATCCCGGTGGAAAAAAAATAGTTACAACTGTAGAATCACTTTTTTCCGGATTAGGAAAAAATATTGACGACACTAAAGAAGTTCTCAAACAATATGGCAATATGTCGAGCGCCACAGTTTTGTATGTTTTAGAAAGAATTATGGACGGAAACCCAAAGTCGGGAGAAAAAGGATTGATGCTTAGTTTTGGTCCAGGATTTTCGGCACAAGAGGTTTTATTGCAATGGTGA
- a CDS encoding methyltransferase domain-containing protein: MGISTKFRTQETEIMDDFSLEGKELKNALDQIASINQLLGGNKLTLHGIKTLLKKSNTHKTIVIADIGCGNGDMLRMLAKYGRKNNLNFKLIGIDANTFTINYAKTISVEYPNIEYVCVDIFSNEFIALKYDIVLCTLTLHHFSNEEILNIITIFNNNAEVGIIINDLHRSKLAYRLFKMIGVVFNLNKMSREDGLVSILRGFKKNELESFSNKVNFKNYTINWKWAFRYQWIIIKT; the protein is encoded by the coding sequence ATGGGAATAAGCACTAAATTTAGAACACAAGAAACCGAAATAATGGATGATTTTTCTCTTGAGGGGAAAGAGCTCAAAAATGCATTAGACCAAATCGCCAGTATTAATCAATTATTAGGTGGTAACAAACTTACGCTTCATGGTATAAAAACATTATTAAAGAAATCGAATACTCATAAAACAATAGTAATTGCAGATATAGGTTGTGGCAATGGTGATATGTTGCGCATGCTGGCGAAATACGGTCGAAAAAACAATCTTAATTTTAAACTTATAGGTATAGATGCAAATACCTTTACGATAAATTATGCAAAAACAATATCAGTTGAATATCCAAATATCGAATATGTATGTGTAGATATTTTTAGTAATGAATTTATTGCTCTTAAATATGATATTGTTTTATGCACTCTTACCCTACACCATTTTAGCAATGAAGAAATATTAAATATAATTACTATCTTTAATAACAATGCCGAAGTTGGTATTATTATTAACGATTTGCATCGTAGTAAACTAGCTTATCGGCTTTTTAAAATGATTGGCGTTGTTTTTAATCTAAATAAAATGTCACGCGAGGATGGACTTGTATCTATTTTGAGAGGATTTAAGAAAAACGAATTAGAAAGCTTTTCAAATAAAGTAAATTTTAAAAACTATACCATAAACTGGAAATGGGCTTTTCGTTATCAGTGGATAATTATTAAAACATGA
- a CDS encoding FAD-dependent oxidoreductase — translation METNPDVVIVGGGLAGLAAAIHLSQKGLKIILIEKSDYPKHKVCGEYISNEILPYLQWLGVDVSELHPTHISKFEFTTSNGKTVTAKLPLGGFGISRYTLDNFLYQKALANNCTIFKENVTDVSFSNDIFTITTSNQILSAKIVLGAFGKRSNIDQVLARDFINKKSPWLAVKAHYSGDLDNDLVALHNFKGGYCGVSKVENDIINICYLADYATFKQYKNIEDYQQNILYKNKHLKSVFENSKLLFDKPITISQISFNKKQPVENHLLMIGDTAGLIHPLCGNGMAMAIHSAKIASELIIDYYSGKLISRELLERTYSNQWNKHFGKRLFMGRILAQILTNKTITNILFAIVTSFPGIMPIIIKQTHGKPIALD, via the coding sequence ATGGAAACAAATCCGGATGTAGTAATTGTTGGTGGCGGACTTGCCGGATTGGCAGCGGCTATTCATCTATCTCAAAAAGGATTAAAAATAATCCTGATCGAGAAATCAGACTATCCCAAACATAAAGTCTGCGGAGAATATATTTCTAACGAGATTCTACCCTATTTGCAATGGCTTGGCGTCGATGTTTCAGAACTGCATCCAACCCATATCTCTAAGTTCGAGTTTACAACAAGCAACGGAAAAACTGTAACTGCAAAACTTCCGTTAGGTGGCTTTGGCATTAGCCGATATACGCTTGACAATTTTTTATACCAAAAAGCATTAGCGAACAATTGTACCATTTTTAAAGAAAACGTTACTGATGTTTCTTTTAGCAATGATATCTTTACAATTACCACTTCAAACCAAATTTTATCGGCTAAAATAGTATTAGGTGCTTTTGGCAAACGATCCAACATCGATCAGGTTTTAGCCCGGGATTTTATCAATAAAAAATCACCATGGTTGGCTGTTAAGGCACATTATTCAGGTGATTTAGATAATGATCTTGTTGCCTTACATAACTTTAAAGGCGGTTATTGCGGCGTTTCTAAAGTAGAGAATGACATTATAAATATTTGCTATCTGGCCGATTATGCCACCTTTAAACAATATAAAAACATAGAAGATTATCAACAGAATATCCTTTATAAAAACAAACATTTAAAATCTGTTTTTGAAAACAGTAAACTTCTTTTTGATAAACCAATTACCATAAGTCAGATATCTTTTAATAAAAAACAACCTGTAGAAAACCATTTATTAATGATTGGTGACACAGCCGGACTTATTCATCCGCTTTGTGGCAACGGAATGGCTATGGCGATTCATAGTGCAAAAATAGCATCCGAATTAATAATCGATTATTATTCCGGTAAACTGATCTCACGGGAATTATTAGAAAGAACCTATAGTAATCAATGGAATAAACATTTTGGTAAAAGATTATTTATGGGCAGAATTCTGGCGCAAATCTTAACCAATAAAACCATTACTAATATACTCTTTGCAATCGTAACATCATTTCCGGGAATAATGCCCATAATAATTAAACAAACACATGGCAAACCTATAGCACTAGATTAA